GATGCTGTTTGGCCTGCTGTGGAGTACAGAAACAAGATAGAGACCATCGATATTCCCGAGGGCGAAGGCTATTACGACATTCATGTGGAAGGGGATTTTGTTCTGAACGACTTGAATGATTCGCTCTACATTCGCATTCCCAATGGCAGGGTGGTTCGCATTTTTATTGATGGCGAACTTAAGATTGGCGGTGCTCCGCATAACATTGTCACCATGAACGAAGAGAACGCTGTCGTCTCGAACAAGGACTATGCGGGCAACATTCTCTTCTACTCTCCCAATACTATTAGTTTCCCTGCAATCGAGGGCGTTTTCCAGGGAACCTATATATCGGGCGGCACCATCAAGTTCATGCAGCACTACAGTTTTTCGGGCCAGCTTTTGGCCAAGAACATTTCCATTGACGCGCACTTTAAGGCGGGCGACTTCCGCTACGTGCCCTTTAACGCCTCCAAGGTCGTGAGCACGCATCGCAACTTGCGAGAAGACCATGAAACTGTTGGCGATGACATTCAGTTGACTCTCGACAAGGCTTCTCCTACGAAGGTCCCTTTCCGTTACTGCTTTGAGTTCTTTGCCACCGACCCAGCCTTGGCAAAGGCCGATGGGAACATGTATGCACATCGTACCGATCTTGCCGATGCCGACATTCCTGTTTGTTCTCAGGTAGGCGAAAGTGTTATTGGTGATTTTGCCTCGTCGTACTTTGAAAAAGGGGAAACCTCCCTTGCTAATCCCATTGTTTTGCACGCAGCTTACGACGCCCTTTCCGAAAATAAGGAAGGGTTTAGACTGTGGGTCTGCGATTTGGAGGCTGCCATTTACCCTGATGGCGACCGCTCTGGCAACTGCCACAAGTACGATTTGAGCATCACCAACATCCCCAAGAACCCCTTGGGCAAGGACTTTGTGATTACGGGATTCATGAATAGCCCGCTGGTCCTTTCGAGTTTCCCCGCCATGTACCCGGATTCGACGGAATTGACGGATTACTCTGTGATGATTGTGGATTTGCCGACGCACTCGCTTACGTTGAACGGCGAACCGGTAAAAGCGGGTGACGTAATCAGTGTGGCCTCTTTGGGAGGGCTCAAGTTCACTGGCGCCCTCGATGAATTTGGCGCCCCGTACGATTCCCTTACGTACAAGATTGTCAAGAACGAGGACGGTTCGACCTCGGACGACCCCTACCGTTTGACCATCAACCTGGCTTCGGTCATGTTCGACATCAAGGAGAACTCCCTTGCCAATGACGTTGTGGGGCAAATGGAAAATGGCGGCATCACGAAGTTCGAAATTCTCGATGCCACGCAAACCTTTGTTATCAATTCGACCACAGGCAAAATCACGGTCAAGGCCGACAGCACCATCAACTACGAGGCAACTCCGGAGGGCTACTACGTGTCGGTCGTAGTGACCAAGGGGACTTCTTTGGATACCGTCGGGGTGCAGATCAACGTGATTGACGTGAATGAGCCGCCGACCATTCGTGATACGTCGTATGTGTTTGGCGAAAACCAGCCCGTGGGCTCCAAGGTGGGAACCTTGCCTGTTTACGACGAGGACAACAACAAGGACTTTTTGAAGAATATGTTGTCTCTAATCGGTGGCGATACCGATAAGTACGCCATCGAAGCCTCTTCGGGCGTTATTACTTCGAAGGTGCTGATGGATTACGAAGACGACAAGTACGACACGCTCGTCGTGCTCGTCAAGGATCCCGACAACTACACCGATACCGCGACGGTGATTATCGAGATTGGCAACGTCATGGAAACTTCCAAGATCGAAGTCCCCGAAGTCGCTGTTCCAAACGGTCCTTCGCACTACAACGTTGCCGAGACCGACACCATCTACATCAATAAGAACGAGGCGACCATCTCGTGGACTGCCGATGGCATCCCGCAGCCCGATACAACGGTCAAGAACCTGCACGAGGGCTTGAATGTGGTTGTCTTGGAGTACTGCGACAAGACCAAGGACAAATGCGTGACGCGCAACGTGTATATTTATGTGTGTACCAGGACGCCGCAGGTCGATATGGCGGCAAAGGTCGATGATATAGTTGCCGACAACATCTTCACGATTGTGGAGCAGATTGCCGAGGACGACACTTCGTTCTATGTCAAGGATACGAGCAATAAGCTCACGATTACGGTGCGCGACCCCATATTTGACGCCACCTATACGGATTCTACGGTCAATTACTCTACAGATAATTTTACCATTGACGTGAAACTGAAGACGCTCTCTGTGAGCTCAAGTACCATCTCGGCGATGAACGACATTGCGGGTGAAAAACTGATGCTGAACGACGCTCCCTCGAGCAAGGCGATCCGCACGCCGTACAACGACAGCCTGGTGCTGGTGACCTACACCGAAAAGGTGAAAGGGAAGGACGTGCTGGTCTCGTATGTGGAAGACTCGACCGGCAAGGTCATTGGAAACGAAATTGCCGTTTCGTACAAGACAGTGGTCAATGGCGATTCGGTGACGATTTCGTACAGGGCGGACGCCTTGACGGGCGAACCGGTCAAGACCGAAGCGGGCGAGACTTACATGGTGTCGTACGAGTACACCGATAAGAGCGGCAAGACGGTGAATGTTGCCTATGGTGTCGATTCCAAGGGCAAGGTGGTACACGATGCCGAGGACAATGTTGCTTACGAGGTGACCTACACCTATACCAGTAGCTTTGGCAACAAGGCGAGCCGCACCATCCGTGTGGTGCTCGACGTGATCCCCCCCAAGGTCGAAATTTTGGATCCGGAGATGGATGCAGTTTTGTTCTCGAACTTCGTTGACGTCAAGTGGACCGTGGACAAAATGGACGGCAAGGGCGCTATGGAGCAGGACACCCTTAACACGCAGGGCCTGGAACGTGGCGCCAATACGATAGTCCGCTTCTATAAGGACAAGGCCGGTAACAAAGCTGCCGACACTGTGTATGTTGTGATGAAGGACGCGAAGGACGTGAACATTGCTGTAGAGACTCCGGTCACGCTTGTCACAAAGGACAAGGCGGAAGAGTACTATTCGGTGAACCCGCCCCAAAAGGACCAGACGTTCGCCGTTACCATTTTGAACCCCAAGAAGGGGACCGAGATTGAAACCTTGATTGGCGGTGATTTTAAAACCAAGAAGGGAAGCGAAGATGTTCCTTACCCTGGACTGGACGGACACCTTGGACCGACGCTCACCGTCGAGGCGAAGGTTCCCGTGGTTAGTGCCGTGTCGGGGCTTGCGACTCTGGACGACCTCCTGGGTGGCGAAGG
The Fibrobacter sp. UWP2 DNA segment above includes these coding regions:
- a CDS encoding cadherin repeat domain-containing protein, encoding MSLGTLLLAAVCSHAADTKVVPFVFGYVDSDFDSQNAEWQKLIKYKLWGTGEAGQAGVLFNNQDIHINDSLGYSGSAAGDFVMRNDKHDIGGPLAFGGGFLNDTGTDSVLTGPSHFGGTISIGGNAYNSNNVTWRGYVCSDQGYNQFERAETKGNATRDCSHPDIPEIDKTLDVPTVDYTGYQFDAVWPAVEYRNKIETIDIPEGEGYYDIHVEGDFVLNDLNDSLYIRIPNGRVVRIFIDGELKIGGAPHNIVTMNEENAVVSNKDYAGNILFYSPNTISFPAIEGVFQGTYISGGTIKFMQHYSFSGQLLAKNISIDAHFKAGDFRYVPFNASKVVSTHRNLREDHETVGDDIQLTLDKASPTKVPFRYCFEFFATDPALAKADGNMYAHRTDLADADIPVCSQVGESVIGDFASSYFEKGETSLANPIVLHAAYDALSENKEGFRLWVCDLEAAIYPDGDRSGNCHKYDLSITNIPKNPLGKDFVITGFMNSPLVLSSFPAMYPDSTELTDYSVMIVDLPTHSLTLNGEPVKAGDVISVASLGGLKFTGALDEFGAPYDSLTYKIVKNEDGSTSDDPYRLTINLASVMFDIKENSLANDVVGQMENGGITKFEILDATQTFVINSTTGKITVKADSTINYEATPEGYYVSVVVTKGTSLDTVGVQINVIDVNEPPTIRDTSYVFGENQPVGSKVGTLPVYDEDNNKDFLKNMLSLIGGDTDKYAIEASSGVITSKVLMDYEDDKYDTLVVLVKDPDNYTDTATVIIEIGNVMETSKIEVPEVAVPNGPSHYNVAETDTIYINKNEATISWTADGIPQPDTTVKNLHEGLNVVVLEYCDKTKDKCVTRNVYIYVCTRTPQVDMAAKVDDIVADNIFTIVEQIAEDDTSFYVKDTSNKLTITVRDPIFDATYTDSTVNYSTDNFTIDVKLKTLSVSSSTISAMNDIAGEKLMLNDAPSSKAIRTPYNDSLVLVTYTEKVKGKDVLVSYVEDSTGKVIGNEIAVSYKTVVNGDSVTISYRADALTGEPVKTEAGETYMVSYEYTDKSGKTVNVAYGVDSKGKVVHDAEDNVAYEVTYTYTSSFGNKASRTIRVVLDVIPPKVEILDPEMDAVLFSNFVDVKWTVDKMDGKGAMEQDTLNTQGLERGANTIVRFYKDKAGNKAADTVYVVMKDAKDVNIAVETPVTLVTKDKAEEYYSVNPPQKDQTFAVTILNPKKGTEIETLIGGDFKTKKGSEDVPYPGLDGHLGPTLTVEAKVPVVSAVSGLATLDDLLGGEGLVNLDGVDAAGGEKMPVDEYVEEHCSDEFRSSFNGDASRASLYHTVMKVKIWVFTTLGSFVDYFTFEQELDNPDYVNEAGMLNLYFEMKPDKNGDVRTASGRLYGTGAYLYKTEVSMKATLQCDLPPLKDASSGKIGAVRKVSEDMLKPFGYKRPDTK